Sequence from the Catenulispora sp. GP43 genome:
GGTCGGCGTGACCACCAACCCGACGATCTTCCAGAAGGCCATCGTCGGCTCCGAGGTCTACACCGAGCAGCTCACGGACCTCGCGGTCCGCGGGGTGACGGTCGACGAGGCCATCCGCATGATCACCACCGCCGACGTGCGCGCGGCGGCCGACGTCCTGCGCCCGGCGTACGACGCCTCCGACCGCCAGGACGGCCGGGTCTCGATCGAGGTCGACCCGCGCCTGGCGCACTCCACGGCGCCGACCGTGGCCGAGGCCAAGCAGCTGTGGTGGCTGGTGGACCGGGAGAACCTGTTCATCAAGATCCCGGCCACCCGCGAGGGCCTGCCGGCGATCACCGCGGTGCTGGGCGCCGGCATCAGCGTGAACGTGACGCTGATCTTCTCGCTGGAGCGCTACCGCGCGGTGATGGACGCCTTCCTGGCCGGTATCGAGCAGGCCAAGGCGAACGGCCACGACCTGGCCAAGATCGCCTCGGTCGCGTCGTTCTTCGTCAGCCGCGTCGACACCGAGATCGACAAGCGCCTGGAGAAGCTCGGCAAGACGGAGCTCAAGGGCAAGGCCGGCGTGGCCAACGCCCGCCTGGCCTTCGAGGCCTACGAGGAGGTCTTCTCCTCGGACCGCTGGAAGGCCCTCGAGGCCGCCGGCGCCAAGGCCCAGCGTCCGCTGTGGGCCTCCACCGGCGTGAAGGACCCGGCGTACGTGGACACCATGTACGTCGACGACCTGATCACCCGCGGCGTGGTGAACACCATGCCGGAGGCGACCCTGGACGCCGAGGCCGACCACGGCAAGCCGGTCGAGGACTCGATCCGGGCGCACTACGCCGACGCCCACAAGGTGCTCGACGACCTGGCCGCGGCCGGCGTCTCCTACGACGACGTGGTCCAGGTGCTGGAGGACGAGGGCGTGGACAAGTTCGAGGTGTCCTGGAAGGAGCTCCTCGAGGCGGTCCAGGGCGAACTGGACAAGCTCAAGTGAGCGACAAGGGGCACTTGGGCTTCCAGCTCTCTCAGGCTGAGAAGACGCTGCTGTCGCACGAGCTGGCGCCGGAGGGCGCGGCGAACCCGCTGCGCGACGCCGCGGACCGCCGCCTGCCGCGCATCGCCGGGCCCTGCGGCCTGGTGATGTTCGGCGTCACCGGCGACCTGTCCCGCAAGAAGCTGATGCCGGCGATCTACGACCTGGCGAACCGGGGGCTGCTGCCCCCGGGCTTCGCCCTGGTCGGGTTCGCCCGGCGGGACTGGGCCGACCAGGACTTCGCCGAGGAAGTGCACCAGGCGGTCAAGGAGCACGCGCGGACCCCGTACCGCGAAGAGGTCTGGCGCCAGCTGTCCGAGGGCTTCCGCTTCGTCTCCGGCGAGTTCGGCGACAAGCAGGCCTTCATCGAGCTGAAGGAGACCATCGACAAGCTCGACGCCGAGCGCGGCACCAACGGCAACCACGCGTTCTACCTGTCGGTCCCGCCGAAGTTCTTCCCCGGCGTGGTCGAGCAGCTGCACGAGGTGGGCCTGGACCAGGGACCGGAGGGCTCCTGGCGCCGCGTCATCATCGAGAAGCCGTTCGGGCACGACCTGGCCTCGGCCCGGGAGCTCAACGCCATCGTGGACTCGGTGTTCCCGCCCAAGTCGGTCTTCCGCATCGACCACTACCTGGGCAAGGAGACCGTCCAGAACATCCTGGCGCTGCGCTTCGCCAACGAGATGTTCGAGCCGATCTGGACCCGGGACCACGTGGACCACGTCCAGATCACGATGGCCGAGGACATCGGCATCGGCGGCCGGGCCGGGTACTACGACGGCATCGGCGCGGCGCGCGACGTCATCCAGAACCACCTGTTGCAGCTGCTGGCCCTGACCGCGATGGAGGAGCCGGTGTCCTTCGACGCCGACGCCATCGCCGCGGAGAAGACCAAGGTGCTCTCGGCCATCCGGCTCCCGGACGACCTGGACACCTACACGGTCCGCGGGCAGTACGCGGCCGGCTGGCAGGGCGGCGAGAAGGTGGTCGGCTACCTGCAGGAGGACGGCATCTCGCCGGACTCGGTGACCGACACCTACGCCGCGGTGAAGCTGGAGGTGAACACCCGCCGCTGGGCCGGCGTGCCGTTCTACCTGCGCACCGGCAAGCGTCTGGGGCGCCGCGTCACCGAGATCGCGGTGGTGTTCAAGCGCTCGCCGTTCCTGCCCTTCACCCCGACGCAGACCGAGGAGCTGGGGCAGAACGCCCTGGTGATCCGGGTGCAGCCGGACGAGGGCGTGACGGTCCGCTTCGGCTCCAAGGTCCCGGGCACCTCGATGGAGGTGCGCGACGTGAACATGGACTTCGCCTACGGCGAGGCGTTCACCGAGTCCTCCCCGGAGGCCTACGAGCGGCTGATCCTGGACGTGCTGCTCGGCGACGCGCCGCTGTTCCCGCGCGTGGCGGAGGTCGAACTGGGCTGGGAGGTCCTGGACCCGATCGAGGAGTACTGGGGCCAGCACGGCAAGCCGGAGCAGTACACCTCGGGCACCTGGGGTCCGGCCAAGGCGGACGAGATGCTCGCGAAGGACGGACGGAGCTGGCGGCGGCCATGATCAAGCACCTGGATTCCACCACCTCGGCGAAGATCGCCGGCGCCCTGATCGACATCCGCAAGGAGGCCGGGGCGGCCACCACCGGCGCGGTCCTGACCCTGGTGATCGAGACCGATGAACGGCACCACTACTACGCCCTGCGGGCCGCGCGCGAGGCCTCGCGCGCGCACCCCTCGCGCATCCTGGTCGTGATACCGCACCCGGAGCAGCCCTTCAGCGGGCTGGACGCCGAGGTGCGGGTGGGCGACGAGATGGGCCCGGGCGAGGCGGTGGTGATGCGCCTGAACGGCGAGCTGGCCGCGCACGCCGACGCGGTCGTGCTGCCGCTGCTGCTGCCGGACACCCCGGTGGTCACCTGGTGGCCGGCCGACTCCCCCGAGGACCCGGCCGAGTCGGCCCTGGGCAAGCTGGCGACGCGCCGGATCACCGACGCCTCCGGCACGCACCAGCCGATCCAGGTGGCCGACCGGCTGCGCGGCTACTCCCCCGGCGACACCGACCTGTCCTGGACCCGCTGCACCCCGTGGCGCTCCATGCTGGCCGCGGCCCTGGATCAGATGCCCTGCATGGTGAAGAGCGTCAAGGTCACCGCGGAGATCGACAACGCGTCGTCGCGGCTGCTGGCGGTCTGGCTGGGCTGGCGCCTGGGCGTGCCGGTGACGCTGTCCACGGACACCGGCCCCGGCATCACCGGGGTGCACCTGGGCACCGACATGGGCGAGATCAGCCTGACCCGCCCGGACGGGATGCTCGCGATCCTGTCCATGCCCGAGCAGCCCGACCGGCACGTCGCGCTCAAGCGCCGCGAGCTGGCCGACCTGCTCACCGAGGAGCTGCGCCGCCTGGACGTCGACGAGACGTACGAGGAGGTGCTCCGGCACGTCACCGAGCGGGACGTGGCGCAGATCGAGGAGGTGGCGCCGAAGCCGGCGAAGCAGGCCACCATCACGATGACCGCCGAGCCCGACTCCGGCCCCCTGGGCGAGCTGCCCAGGGAGTCGGTCGAGCAGGAGAAGGAAGACCAGGACCTGGCGATCGACAAGCCGCTGGACGACGCTCCATGAGCGCCACTCCGGTCGTCATCGTCCACCGCGACGCGGAGGTCCTGGCGCAGGCTGTGGCGGCGCGGCTGATCACCCGGGTGGCCGACGTGCAGGCGCTCCGCGGCGCCGCGCACGTCGTCCTGACCGGCGGCACCGTCGGCATCAAGACGCTGGCGGCGGTCGCGGCCTCCCCGGCGCGCACCGCGGTGGACTGGTCCCGGGTCCAGCTGTGGTGGGGCGACGAGCGCTTCCTGCCCTCCGGGGATCCGGAGCGCAACGAGACCCAGGCCCGCGAGGCCCTGCTGGACGGCCTGGTCACCGAAGGGCTCCTGCCGCCGGAGAACATCCACGCGATGCCGGCCGCCGACAAGGCGGGCTTCACGCCCGAGGAGTCGGCGGAACAGTACGCGGCGACGCTGGCGGACTACGCCCGCGAGGGCGCGGACGTCCCGGCCTTCGACGTGCTCCTGCTGGGCATGGGCCCGGACGGCCACATCGCCTCGCTGTTCCCGGGCCACCCGGAGCTGTACGAGGAGAAGCGCAGCGCGGTCGGCGTCCGCAACTCGCCGAAGCCGCCGCCGCTGCGGGTCTCGCTGACCCTGCCCTCGATCCAGGCGGCCGCCGAGGTCTGGGTGGTCGCGGCCGGGGC
This genomic interval carries:
- a CDS encoding glucose-6-phosphate dehydrogenase assembly protein OpcA, with translation MIKHLDSTTSAKIAGALIDIRKEAGAATTGAVLTLVIETDERHHYYALRAAREASRAHPSRILVVIPHPEQPFSGLDAEVRVGDEMGPGEAVVMRLNGELAAHADAVVLPLLLPDTPVVTWWPADSPEDPAESALGKLATRRITDASGTHQPIQVADRLRGYSPGDTDLSWTRCTPWRSMLAAALDQMPCMVKSVKVTAEIDNASSRLLAVWLGWRLGVPVTLSTDTGPGITGVHLGTDMGEISLTRPDGMLAILSMPEQPDRHVALKRRELADLLTEELRRLDVDETYEEVLRHVTERDVAQIEEVAPKPAKQATITMTAEPDSGPLGELPRESVEQEKEDQDLAIDKPLDDAP
- the pgl gene encoding 6-phosphogluconolactonase — its product is MSATPVVIVHRDAEVLAQAVAARLITRVADVQALRGAAHVVLTGGTVGIKTLAAVAASPARTAVDWSRVQLWWGDERFLPSGDPERNETQAREALLDGLVTEGLLPPENIHAMPAADKAGFTPEESAEQYAATLADYAREGADVPAFDVLLLGMGPDGHIASLFPGHPELYEEKRSAVGVRNSPKPPPLRVSLTLPSIQAAAEVWVVAAGAEKAKVTHLALSGAGPVQIPAAGARGRGRSLFLLDRASASELPKELAPYSLS
- the tal gene encoding transaldolase translates to MTNENLDKLSGAGVAIWLDDLSRKRLQTGNLADLMAQKNVVGVTTNPTIFQKAIVGSEVYTEQLTDLAVRGVTVDEAIRMITTADVRAAADVLRPAYDASDRQDGRVSIEVDPRLAHSTAPTVAEAKQLWWLVDRENLFIKIPATREGLPAITAVLGAGISVNVTLIFSLERYRAVMDAFLAGIEQAKANGHDLAKIASVASFFVSRVDTEIDKRLEKLGKTELKGKAGVANARLAFEAYEEVFSSDRWKALEAAGAKAQRPLWASTGVKDPAYVDTMYVDDLITRGVVNTMPEATLDAEADHGKPVEDSIRAHYADAHKVLDDLAAAGVSYDDVVQVLEDEGVDKFEVSWKELLEAVQGELDKLK
- the zwf gene encoding glucose-6-phosphate dehydrogenase yields the protein MAPEGAANPLRDAADRRLPRIAGPCGLVMFGVTGDLSRKKLMPAIYDLANRGLLPPGFALVGFARRDWADQDFAEEVHQAVKEHARTPYREEVWRQLSEGFRFVSGEFGDKQAFIELKETIDKLDAERGTNGNHAFYLSVPPKFFPGVVEQLHEVGLDQGPEGSWRRVIIEKPFGHDLASARELNAIVDSVFPPKSVFRIDHYLGKETVQNILALRFANEMFEPIWTRDHVDHVQITMAEDIGIGGRAGYYDGIGAARDVIQNHLLQLLALTAMEEPVSFDADAIAAEKTKVLSAIRLPDDLDTYTVRGQYAAGWQGGEKVVGYLQEDGISPDSVTDTYAAVKLEVNTRRWAGVPFYLRTGKRLGRRVTEIAVVFKRSPFLPFTPTQTEELGQNALVIRVQPDEGVTVRFGSKVPGTSMEVRDVNMDFAYGEAFTESSPEAYERLILDVLLGDAPLFPRVAEVELGWEVLDPIEEYWGQHGKPEQYTSGTWGPAKADEMLAKDGRSWRRP